A genomic segment from Chitinophaga niabensis encodes:
- a CDS encoding RagB/SusD family nutrient uptake outer membrane protein, protein MKKILIPVFIFLFFCSCDKFLVENPRTSLSTSEFFKTESDFNLAVNGAYAALRGMYGSRSAWTMGEMRSDNTHYDYKPSDAALAITQRNDVANFMNDQFSAQTSDKWNTAYVTISRANAIIDQIAAAKFSDSSKNAIEGQAKFMRALSYFELVRFYGDVPLYLHVVNSTADVTKARTSKQEVYDQIIADARDASDKLRVPVFPQTGRATKGSALTLLADVYITLKRFADAEPLLKQVTQLNYQLMPNYADAFDPAKKINIESIFEIQYNASLAVPQASEFIYNFIPRMSNSTGITGLNQNTITDLGGFNTPTQDLISTYEAGDKRLDASIAIAEGSFNASNDFVPSVNTAGGAVKSIVGYTAPAGKVGRPFPRKYLHTHTQPRQTNDNWPVYRYAEVLLMLAECLNELNRSAEALPYLKQVRERAGLAASSETNQVALRAIILHERRVELAFENKRWLDLVRTGNAVSVMKAYGIAIKALYTYLPANSYNVDENSLLFPIPYAEMQLNPLLTQNKGY, encoded by the coding sequence ATGAAAAAGATATTAATACCCGTTTTTATATTCCTGTTCTTCTGTTCCTGTGATAAGTTCCTGGTAGAAAATCCGCGGACCTCATTAAGTACATCAGAATTCTTCAAAACAGAATCAGATTTCAACCTGGCCGTAAATGGCGCTTATGCAGCACTCAGGGGGATGTACGGTTCAAGAAGTGCATGGACGATGGGGGAGATGAGATCGGATAATACGCATTACGATTACAAACCTTCTGATGCGGCGCTGGCTATAACGCAAAGGAATGATGTGGCCAATTTTATGAACGATCAGTTCAGCGCGCAAACCAGCGATAAATGGAATACGGCCTATGTAACCATTTCCCGGGCAAATGCAATTATTGATCAGATCGCCGCCGCCAAATTCTCAGATTCCAGTAAGAACGCCATCGAGGGGCAGGCAAAATTCATGCGTGCATTATCTTATTTTGAATTAGTACGATTCTATGGAGATGTTCCGCTTTATCTGCATGTGGTGAACAGTACGGCAGATGTAACAAAGGCCAGAACATCCAAACAAGAGGTGTACGACCAGATCATTGCAGATGCCAGGGATGCTTCGGATAAGCTCAGGGTCCCTGTTTTTCCACAAACAGGCCGTGCTACAAAAGGTTCAGCACTTACCTTGTTAGCGGATGTGTATATCACCCTCAAAAGATTTGCAGATGCTGAACCCTTACTAAAACAGGTAACGCAGCTCAATTACCAGCTGATGCCCAATTATGCGGATGCTTTTGATCCTGCTAAGAAAATCAATATTGAATCAATTTTTGAGATACAATACAACGCCAGTCTTGCCGTACCACAGGCCAGCGAATTCATCTACAATTTCATTCCCCGGATGAGCAATTCAACCGGTATCACCGGTCTTAACCAGAATACAATCACTGACCTGGGTGGCTTCAATACACCTACGCAGGACCTTATCAGTACTTATGAAGCCGGTGATAAAAGGCTGGATGCCTCCATTGCCATTGCAGAAGGAAGCTTTAATGCCAGTAATGATTTTGTACCTTCCGTGAATACAGCCGGCGGCGCCGTAAAAAGCATTGTGGGTTACACAGCTCCCGCCGGAAAAGTAGGGCGGCCTTTTCCCAGGAAATACCTGCATACGCATACACAACCAAGGCAAACAAACGATAACTGGCCTGTTTACCGCTATGCAGAGGTATTACTGATGCTGGCAGAATGTTTGAATGAATTGAACAGATCTGCGGAAGCACTGCCTTATCTGAAACAGGTAAGGGAGCGTGCCGGTCTTGCCGCTTCTTCTGAAACAAACCAGGTAGCCCTGCGGGCCATCATTTTACATGAACGCCGCGTAGAACTGGCTTTTGAAAATAAACGCTGGCTGGACCTTGTAAGAACTGGTAATGCGGTATCCGTGATGAAGGCTTATGGTATTGCCATAAAAGCCCTCTATACCTACCTTCCCGCTAATTCTTATAATGTGGATGAGAACAGCCTGCTGTTCCCTATACCGTATGCTGAAATGCAATTAAACCCATTGTTAACGCAAAACAAAGGGTATTAA
- a CDS encoding DUF6528 family protein, whose protein sequence is MKRSALLLLVVFAYCGKKDTPSAPPPVDEKIEPEGMIVATNDASKRLEVFDAAVTDWNSSSAMTWSWRPLVSLGFTTAEVNAFGGGTDAKLRNIGNDAFLAITDNRMAILISYPAGEKKWSQIIDGNLHSVELLPNGNLAVAASDANWIRVYATSQGPAATRFASFYLVAAHAVLWDPALNLLWVTGQVPGGPHVLTALTVSGTAAEPVIAEDLSRRSELPSLWGHDVSPYYGDANKLWVSTNGGTYVYDKQSKRFSGAPGGSNRTFVKAVSNLPSGLIIQTQPDANKSPRPAASCSLNDWSTSTVDIYSPKGTLQESRIIAGACFYKAKVLSNKYQ, encoded by the coding sequence ATGAAAAGATCAGCGTTACTATTACTCGTAGTATTTGCTTACTGCGGTAAGAAAGATACGCCCTCCGCCCCGCCTCCTGTTGATGAAAAAATTGAACCGGAAGGTATGATCGTAGCAACAAACGATGCATCTAAAAGACTGGAAGTATTTGATGCCGCTGTGACCGACTGGAATAGCAGCAGTGCCATGACATGGTCGTGGAGGCCACTGGTAAGCCTGGGATTCACTACAGCAGAAGTAAATGCCTTTGGTGGCGGAACGGATGCAAAGCTCCGGAATATAGGAAATGATGCTTTTCTTGCTATAACAGATAACCGCATGGCAATCCTTATTTCTTATCCTGCAGGAGAAAAGAAATGGTCGCAGATCATAGATGGCAACCTGCATTCAGTGGAATTACTGCCCAACGGCAACCTGGCAGTTGCAGCATCCGACGCTAACTGGATCAGGGTATATGCCACGTCGCAGGGACCCGCTGCTACACGGTTTGCATCATTTTACCTCGTGGCGGCGCATGCCGTATTATGGGACCCTGCTTTGAACCTCTTATGGGTGACAGGCCAGGTACCGGGAGGCCCGCATGTACTCACAGCGCTTACGGTAAGTGGTACAGCAGCAGAACCGGTTATCGCGGAAGACCTTTCCAGGAGAAGTGAATTGCCCAGCCTCTGGGGCCATGATGTATCCCCTTACTACGGAGATGCTAATAAATTATGGGTGAGTACCAATGGGGGCACTTATGTGTATGATAAGCAGTCTAAACGATTTTCCGGAGCCCCGGGCGGTTCCAACCGGACGTTTGTAAAAGCTGTCAGCAACCTGCCATCCGGCCTCATTATCCAAACACAACCGGATGCCAATAAATCCCCAAGGCCCGCAGCTTCCTGCAGCCTGAACGATTGGAGCACCAGCACGGTGGACATTTATTCTCCGAAAGGTACCTTACAGGAAAGCAGGATCATTGCAGGCGCCTGTTTCTATAAAGCAAAAGTGCTCAGCAATAAGTATCAATAA
- a CDS encoding GlxA family transcriptional regulator, with protein sequence MKLISIVVPAGGALSNIEFPRQVFTEINDYLVSQGKAPIFKIQFVGVSKSIQLNDGLFTIQTDFTIKEAQQSDLIIIPAVYGDMAEQVKNNHELIQWMKEQYIKGAELASLCVGAFLLAGTGLLNGRKCVTHWKAANEFRSMYPDVNLVVDKIIIDEAGIYSSSGGISFLNLIVYLVEKYAGKDTAIYCAKFFQVDADRHTQSIFSIFQGQKDHNDEPVKQAQIYIENNFQQKITVDQLAGMLAVGKRSLERRFKKATANTLNEYTQRVKIEAAKKHLEMSSKKITDIMYEVGYSDTKTFRTSFKMVTGLLPKEYRSKYNRVHQM encoded by the coding sequence ATGAAGCTAATATCCATAGTTGTTCCGGCTGGCGGGGCATTATCCAACATAGAATTTCCCCGCCAGGTATTTACGGAGATCAATGATTACCTGGTAAGCCAGGGGAAGGCTCCCATATTTAAGATCCAGTTTGTAGGCGTGTCAAAGTCCATTCAATTAAATGACGGGCTATTCACCATCCAAACGGACTTCACCATCAAAGAAGCACAACAAAGCGACCTGATCATTATCCCGGCCGTGTATGGCGATATGGCCGAACAGGTGAAAAACAACCATGAGCTGATCCAATGGATGAAGGAACAATACATTAAAGGAGCTGAGCTGGCCAGCCTTTGCGTAGGCGCTTTCTTACTCGCCGGTACAGGATTATTGAACGGAAGGAAATGTGTAACGCACTGGAAAGCTGCCAATGAATTCAGGAGCATGTACCCCGACGTAAACCTGGTAGTAGATAAGATCATTATAGATGAAGCGGGCATCTATTCCAGCAGCGGTGGTATTTCATTCCTTAACCTGATCGTATACCTGGTTGAAAAATATGCCGGAAAAGATACAGCCATCTATTGTGCGAAATTCTTCCAGGTGGATGCAGACCGCCATACCCAATCCATATTCAGCATTTTCCAGGGGCAGAAAGATCACAACGATGAGCCCGTAAAACAGGCACAGATCTATATAGAGAATAATTTCCAGCAGAAAATAACAGTAGACCAGCTGGCAGGTATGCTGGCGGTTGGAAAGAGAAGCCTTGAAAGGAGATTTAAAAAAGCAACCGCCAATACGCTCAATGAATACACGCAAAGGGTGAAAATTGAAGCGGCTAAAAAACACCTGGAAATGAGCAGTAAAAAGATCACGGACATCATGTATGAAGTGGGTTATTCTGATACCAAAACTTTCAGAACTTCTTTCAAAATGGTAACCGGACTGCTGCCTAAAGAATACCGGAGTAAGTATAACAGGGTGCATCAGATGTGA
- a CDS encoding VOC family protein, which yields MIKKLSAETNVITWFEIPVLDTARAKKFYETILDIEMRTQAFPETGEELTFFPAIPGVIQASSGRVSGALVKSARHKPSAEGTTVYLNAYPVIQTVIDKIEAAGGKVILPRTEIPAGYISVFIDTEGNKVAVHAGE from the coding sequence ATGATAAAGAAATTAAGTGCTGAAACCAATGTTATAACATGGTTCGAAATTCCTGTGCTGGACACAGCGAGAGCAAAAAAATTCTATGAAACGATCCTGGACATTGAAATGAGAACACAGGCATTTCCGGAAACAGGTGAAGAGCTGACCTTTTTCCCTGCCATTCCAGGTGTGATCCAGGCTTCTTCAGGCAGGGTATCCGGTGCGCTTGTAAAATCTGCCCGCCACAAGCCTTCAGCAGAAGGCACTACTGTTTACCTGAACGCCTATCCTGTTATTCAGACCGTGATCGATAAGATCGAAGCCGCAGGTGGGAAAGTGATACTTCCCAGAACTGAGATCCCCGCTGGTTATATTTCTGTATTCATTGATACGGAAGGGAACAAAGTGGCGGTTCATGCCGGTGAATAA
- a CDS encoding helix-turn-helix domain-containing protein, producing MARYIYRNALPGKPLEDIIQCFWSVQNPTDTDQAYSILPDGYFDVIFHALSHQPYKVLFSGLWTKEMPVIVPAHSLSIGISFKLLAVDYLFKHPIAALVDKEETLPGTLWDIPLTDNFDFDHFVTQALLHIGAAVQKDIDPRKQELFSILYASHGNVSAETISQTTHWSNRQISRYFKSRFGLSLKAYSNILRYRASFDHLKEQQLYPEEGYADQAHFIRDVKKYSGGVTPKRLAENKNGRFIQLSTLPKK from the coding sequence ATGGCCCGTTACATCTATAGGAATGCACTTCCCGGTAAACCACTGGAAGATATCATTCAATGCTTTTGGTCTGTACAAAATCCTACAGATACCGACCAGGCATACTCCATTCTTCCTGATGGATATTTTGATGTAATATTTCATGCACTTTCTCATCAACCCTATAAAGTTCTCTTCTCCGGATTATGGACAAAAGAAATGCCGGTTATTGTACCTGCTCACAGCTTATCAATCGGGATCAGTTTCAAACTGCTGGCAGTGGATTATCTTTTCAAACATCCTATTGCCGCATTAGTAGACAAAGAAGAAACTTTACCCGGTACACTCTGGGATATCCCGCTGACAGATAATTTTGATTTCGATCATTTTGTAACACAGGCATTGCTGCATATAGGGGCCGCCGTTCAAAAAGATATTGATCCAAGAAAACAGGAACTATTTTCTATCCTGTATGCTTCCCACGGTAATGTTTCTGCGGAAACTATCTCTCAGACCACGCATTGGAGCAACCGGCAGATCAGCAGGTATTTTAAGAGCAGGTTCGGTCTTTCATTAAAAGCTTACAGTAATATCCTCCGGTACAGGGCATCGTTTGATCATCTTAAAGAACAACAGCTGTATCCGGAAGAAGGTTATGCAGATCAGGCACATTTTATCAGGGATGTAAAAAAGTATTCAGGTGGGGTTACGCCAAAAAGACTGGCCGAGAATAAAAACGGCCGATTTATTCAATTATCCACTCTCCCGAAGAAGTAA
- a CDS encoding aspartyl protease family protein, with protein MTAFTLNPTWAGILLLLLSHSLMAQLPIIKATSTSVNIKDGDLFRKGIWDLSPSIRPDRFYPIGPKRERKMTFYTDIDSISFQVKPGNTYDFIILLNGKDSCYTQICWPAPVKYTPSQDTIPFKLGADNRIHLTGHINNSEALDLLFDTGAYGVILSSSARNKVNLSFDGVYKALGYGGTYTDSTSSHNQLSIAGMKWDNVTVSYNERESSSGVIGFKVFENKIVEINYDQQFMVIHGTAFPVPSGYTQLDMQMRGRLPYIKVTLNDHITDWFCFDTGNAGCLSLDDEFSIQHDLYAALEKIGDGMAKGAGPNTIRNVLSLLPSLQIGEHTLTGIPTHLELPSRAENIPFSLIGNEVLKRFNTIIDYQNSYIYLQPNTLIKTAFRQSNPQTGISHLQVYTGTYELEDQSIVEISVENGQLTGRPKNGGKRVLRAIGQHRFFLKDEDLTFQFELDKAGQVNRLQLSQNGQQMSGRKVRP; from the coding sequence ATGACTGCTTTTACACTCAACCCTACATGGGCAGGCATTCTTTTGCTCCTGCTCAGCCATTCGCTGATGGCACAGTTGCCCATTATTAAAGCTACCTCCACCAGCGTAAACATTAAAGACGGTGATCTCTTCCGGAAAGGAATATGGGACCTCTCTCCTTCCATCAGGCCGGACCGCTTTTATCCTATCGGTCCTAAGAGAGAAAGAAAAATGACCTTCTACACCGATATCGATTCTATATCCTTCCAGGTAAAACCAGGTAATACTTATGATTTTATCATCCTGTTAAACGGCAAAGATTCCTGTTACACCCAGATCTGCTGGCCAGCCCCGGTGAAATATACTCCCTCACAGGATACTATCCCTTTTAAGCTTGGAGCAGATAACAGGATACATCTTACCGGGCACATCAACAATTCCGAAGCACTGGACCTCCTGTTTGATACAGGGGCCTATGGTGTTATACTTTCCTCATCTGCCAGGAATAAGGTAAACCTCTCATTTGACGGTGTCTATAAAGCGCTTGGATATGGCGGTACTTATACGGATTCTACCAGCAGCCATAATCAGCTATCCATCGCCGGTATGAAATGGGATAATGTAACCGTATCATATAATGAACGGGAAAGTTCATCCGGCGTTATCGGGTTCAAAGTATTCGAGAACAAGATCGTGGAGATCAATTACGATCAGCAATTCATGGTGATCCATGGCACTGCATTTCCCGTACCTTCAGGTTATACCCAACTGGATATGCAGATGAGGGGGCGGCTACCCTATATTAAAGTCACTTTAAATGATCATATCACAGATTGGTTCTGCTTTGATACCGGCAATGCCGGATGCCTGAGCCTGGACGATGAATTTTCCATACAGCATGATCTGTACGCTGCATTGGAAAAGATCGGGGATGGAATGGCTAAAGGTGCAGGACCTAATACTATCAGAAATGTGCTATCCCTGTTACCCTCCCTGCAGATCGGAGAGCATACTTTAACCGGCATCCCTACCCACCTTGAACTTCCCTCCCGTGCGGAAAATATTCCATTCAGCCTTATCGGGAATGAAGTGCTGAAACGGTTTAATACGATCATTGATTATCAAAACAGCTACATCTACCTTCAGCCGAATACTTTGATCAAAACCGCTTTCCGGCAATCAAATCCGCAAACAGGCATATCACATTTGCAGGTATACACGGGCACATATGAATTGGAAGACCAGTCAATAGTAGAGATATCAGTGGAGAACGGACAGTTGACGGGACGACCAAAAAATGGCGGAAAAAGAGTATTGAGAGCTATCGGGCAACATAGGTTCTTTTTGAAAGATGAGGACCTTACATTTCAATTTGAGTTGGATAAAGCCGGGCAGGTGAACAGGCTGCAGCTTTCTCAAAATGGTCAGCAGATGTCTGGCAGGAAGGTGAGACCATAG
- a CDS encoding RNA polymerase sigma factor, with amino-acid sequence MNPNPADNHLVNMALRGDTQAFGVIIKNTEKLVAGIVCRMISDPEDRKDLAQDIYLKVYKQLPNFRHQSKLSTWIAQISYNSCMDHLRKKKLLLPGEVMPEGSETFIFSKDVTLILNTAIDQLSPVYKTLITLYHQEELSYEEIGQITGLPDGTVKNYLFRARKALREYLTFHYKKEDL; translated from the coding sequence ATGAATCCGAATCCGGCAGACAATCACCTGGTCAATATGGCATTACGTGGAGACACGCAGGCATTTGGCGTTATCATCAAAAATACGGAGAAACTGGTAGCCGGGATTGTTTGCAGGATGATCAGCGACCCGGAAGACAGGAAAGACCTGGCACAGGATATCTATTTAAAAGTATATAAACAGCTACCTAATTTCAGGCACCAGTCCAAACTGTCCACCTGGATAGCACAGATCAGTTATAATTCCTGCATGGATCATCTCAGGAAGAAAAAGCTGCTCCTGCCCGGGGAGGTTATGCCGGAAGGAAGTGAGACGTTTATTTTTTCAAAAGATGTTACGCTCATTTTAAATACCGCCATCGATCAGTTATCGCCGGTTTATAAGACCCTGATCACTTTATACCACCAGGAGGAACTGAGCTATGAAGAAATAGGCCAGATAACAGGATTGCCGGATGGAACAGTAAAGAATTATTTATTCAGGGCCAGGAAAGCGTTGAGAGAATACCTGACGTTTCACTATAAAAAAGAAGACTTATGA
- a CDS encoding glycoside hydrolase family 9 protein, whose translation MLSLFLSIMLNQAGFYPHAPKVAVVTNCPAASRFYVITADKKDTVFSANLGEEKQSTNSDTKTRIADFTQFSTKGSFFIHVPGVGNSSVFKISDDANREVAIATLKGYYYQRVSMPLEEKYAGKWHRPAGHPDTAAYIHPSAADEHRPAGTIISSPGGWYDAGDYNKYIVNSGITMGTLLSAYEDFPAYFSKFHTNIPESNDAIPDILDEVIYNLRWMLSMQDPNDGGVYNKCTNASFDGMVMPGVTKAPRYVVQKGTAAALDFAAVTAQASRVLKQYSKGLADTCLKAAEKAWEWAKQHPAMEYNQKDFQPPITTGPYGDKYFKDEWFWAGAELYITTKQEKYKPEIIEAGLPSWNNVGMLGYYTLLRFNKEPQLREKVISMADRYAANLSAFQTPMGQSVRDFNWGSNSNAANQGILLINAYKLTGDKKYIDLALSNLDYLLGRNATGYCFVTGIGSKSTMHPHHRPSVADGIKEPVPGLLAAGPNPGMQDKCKYEFTAPELAYADIECSYASNEIAINWNAPIVYLANALEALKRRVGYTQPKK comes from the coding sequence ATGTTATCGCTATTCCTCTCCATCATGCTCAACCAGGCCGGGTTTTACCCACATGCGCCTAAAGTAGCCGTAGTTACAAACTGCCCCGCAGCATCCAGATTCTACGTGATCACCGCAGATAAAAAAGACACCGTTTTCTCCGCCAACCTGGGTGAGGAAAAACAATCCACTAATTCCGATACGAAAACCCGGATAGCAGACTTTACCCAATTTAGCACAAAGGGTAGCTTTTTTATACATGTGCCGGGTGTTGGAAACTCTTCTGTTTTTAAGATCAGCGATGATGCGAACAGGGAGGTAGCCATTGCCACACTGAAGGGATATTACTACCAAAGGGTATCTATGCCCCTGGAAGAAAAGTACGCAGGAAAATGGCATCGCCCTGCAGGGCATCCGGATACAGCAGCATATATCCATCCCTCTGCAGCAGATGAACACCGTCCTGCGGGAACGATCATATCTTCCCCGGGTGGATGGTACGATGCCGGGGACTATAATAAGTACATTGTAAATTCAGGTATCACCATGGGCACGCTCTTATCTGCCTACGAAGATTTCCCTGCTTACTTTTCAAAGTTCCATACCAATATCCCTGAAAGTAATGATGCCATCCCTGATATCCTGGATGAAGTGATCTATAACCTCCGCTGGATGCTCAGTATGCAGGACCCCAACGACGGAGGGGTATACAACAAATGCACCAACGCTTCTTTTGATGGCATGGTAATGCCGGGTGTTACAAAAGCCCCGCGTTACGTAGTGCAAAAAGGAACCGCTGCTGCATTGGACTTCGCAGCAGTAACCGCACAGGCAAGCCGTGTATTAAAACAGTACAGCAAAGGTCTGGCAGATACCTGCCTGAAAGCAGCTGAGAAAGCCTGGGAATGGGCAAAACAGCACCCTGCCATGGAATACAACCAAAAAGATTTTCAACCACCTATAACAACAGGCCCATATGGTGATAAGTACTTTAAAGACGAATGGTTCTGGGCTGGGGCGGAGTTGTACATTACAACAAAGCAGGAGAAATACAAACCGGAAATCATAGAAGCCGGTCTGCCATCATGGAATAATGTGGGTATGCTTGGTTATTACACGCTGCTGCGTTTCAATAAAGAGCCGCAGCTCAGGGAGAAAGTGATCAGCATGGCCGATAGGTACGCCGCAAACTTAAGCGCGTTCCAAACCCCCATGGGCCAATCTGTGAGAGATTTTAACTGGGGATCTAATTCGAATGCAGCTAACCAGGGCATTTTGCTGATCAACGCCTACAAATTAACAGGAGATAAAAAGTACATAGACCTTGCCTTGTCCAACCTCGATTACCTGTTGGGCAGGAATGCCACGGGCTATTGTTTCGTTACAGGCATCGGCAGTAAATCTACCATGCATCCGCATCACCGCCCATCGGTAGCAGATGGTATTAAAGAACCTGTACCCGGTTTACTGGCAGCAGGCCCCAACCCCGGCATGCAGGATAAATGTAAATACGAATTCACAGCCCCCGAATTAGCTTATGCAGATATTGAATGCTCTTACGCCTCAAACGAGATTGCGATCAACTGGAATGCCCCCATTGTTTACCTGGCCAATGCTTTGGAGGCCCTGAAGCGCAGGGTAGGGTATACTCAGCCTAAAAAGTAG
- a CDS encoding ABC transporter ATP-binding protein encodes MNLLTVSDIQKKEGEDFALKGISFTQQPFYNIAITGESGSGKSTLMKIIAGLAQPDAGEVYFEGQKVKGPNDKLIPGHPGIAYLSQHFELRNNYRIEELLSYANKLSDEDAQSLYKITQIDHFLKRKNDQLSGGEKQRIALARLLVTAPRLLILDEPFSNLDLIHKNTLKSVIHDIGEKLRISCLLVSHDPLDTLSWADEIIVMKDGAVVQQGKPEEIYQRPANEYVAGLFGKYNLVGPKRLFVRPENFKIVKGGSLALEGTVEKVAFLGSAWELTVQLREQRITVQTNQNGIVKGDTLYIAVPQEGAWFL; translated from the coding sequence ATGAACTTACTAACAGTATCAGACATACAAAAGAAGGAAGGAGAGGATTTTGCACTGAAAGGGATCAGCTTTACGCAACAGCCGTTCTACAACATCGCTATCACCGGCGAATCCGGCTCCGGCAAAAGCACTTTAATGAAGATCATTGCAGGGTTGGCGCAACCTGATGCCGGCGAAGTGTATTTCGAAGGTCAGAAAGTAAAAGGCCCCAATGATAAACTGATACCCGGCCATCCGGGCATCGCCTACCTGTCACAGCACTTTGAACTAAGGAACAATTACAGGATAGAAGAACTCCTCTCTTACGCCAACAAATTATCAGACGAAGACGCCCAATCCCTCTATAAAATAACCCAGATCGATCATTTCCTGAAAAGGAAAAATGACCAGTTATCCGGCGGAGAAAAACAACGGATAGCACTGGCGCGCCTTTTGGTCACTGCACCACGATTGTTAATCCTGGATGAACCATTCTCCAACCTGGACCTCATTCATAAGAACACCCTTAAATCCGTGATCCACGATATCGGAGAAAAGCTCAGGATCTCCTGCCTCCTGGTGTCCCACGACCCACTGGATACACTTTCCTGGGCCGATGAGATCATTGTGATGAAAGATGGCGCTGTAGTACAACAGGGAAAACCGGAAGAGATCTACCAAAGGCCGGCAAACGAATATGTGGCGGGGTTGTTTGGAAAATATAACCTGGTAGGCCCCAAACGTTTATTTGTACGCCCGGAGAACTTCAAGATCGTAAAAGGCGGCAGCCTGGCGCTGGAAGGTACCGTAGAAAAAGTGGCCTTCCTGGGAAGCGCCTGGGAACTAACGGTACAATTAAGGGAACAGCGCATCACTGTGCAAACAAATCAAAATGGCATAGTCAAAGGAGATACGCTCTATATAGCCGTACCACAGGAAGGTGCCTGGTTCCTGTAA